The Neisseria animaloris genome segment ACTTCCTTGTCTAACAGATAAGTTTTGGATCGATGGAGCTAGATTCAGCCCAAGTTGAATTAACACATCTACGCGCGGGTCTCCAGAAACATAAGCCGATAAATTTGATATACGGCTTCCTGCATTCAAGTAGGCAAATGTATATTGCTGTAATTGTGGATAAATGGCACGATAATTTTCCATTTTTTTTAATATTAATTGATATATATACCGTGTTTCCGGTAGTCGCCCTAGTGCTGCGCCCGCAATCTCTAACTGTTCTTGCGTTGAAGTCAGCCATGCGCGTTCGGGATAAGCTACAACAGGAACAAAACTCGACAATTGCCTGAATATTTCTGGTGTAATACCCGACTGAGGGGCTAATATTAAATCAGGGTGCAAACTAATGATTTTTTCTATATCCAATTCCGGATACATAGCGACAGTATCAGGTAACATCCATCCTGTTTTTAAAGCTGCTTCTTTAAACCATGGCAAATAGCCTTTTTTATCTCCTCCCCATAGGTGAGATTCAATAGCTATAGGCATAATGCCAAGTGATAAAACAATATCTTCTGCTCCTGCTCCTAGTGTAATGATGCGCCGCGGAGGTCGATCAATTAAGGTATCTCCTAATGCACCATGAATGATAACGGGAAAGGCGCGGCTCGGATCAGGATGTTCAAACAGTTGTGCTGAGTGAGAGTTGGAAGAATGGCAACCAAACAGACAACCTGCTGCTAAAAGGCTGCCTGTAAGCAAAAAATCACGTCGATTCATTGGAATTTATAGCGGAAAGTAGCCATTACATTACGCGGTGCTCCATATTGGTACTGCGTAAACTGACCATAATTGGTGTAATAATGCTTATCAAATAAGTTGTTAATATTCATACTCAGAGAAGCACGTGGAGTAAATTCATATCGTGCCATTAAGTTGGCAACCGCATATGCGTCTGTATTTATTTTTGTTTGTTGTTTTTGTGGATTGTTAACGGTGCGCTCAATCTTACTATACCAATTTACTCCACCACCAATGGTCATACGCTGTAATGGTTTAGGTAGCCGGTAGGTAGTAAATAACTTGAAGATACGGTTTGGTGTTTCTTTGCTGATGCGATTACCATAAGCATCTCTAGCAACAAAAGTAGTTAAACCCGCTTGAATATTCCAATTATTTGTCACAGAGCCGACAATTTCTGTATCAAGACCACGAGTTTTTGCTCCATCAATAGCACGATTTATTGTTTGTCCACTCGCTAAACGTTCTCCTGTTGGTTGCGCAACGTTATCGCGTCGGGTTTCAAAAGCAGCTATGGAGAAATTCAGACGGCCATCACGTAAACCACCTTTTAAACCAATTTCGTAATTTCCGCCAATAACAGGGTCAAGATATTTCCCTGAAGCATTTACGGCAGTTTGTGGTTGGAAAATATCGGTATAGCTACCATATAAAGAATAGTGATCGTTCAATTTGTAGTTCAAACCGATATATTTAGATAAAGCATTAAAACTGTTATTATATGGTTTAAAATATACTCCATAGCTGTCGTCTGCTACTTTATAGTGAGTCAGCCGTGCACCCAAAGTAAGATTTAACCTATCGTGTAGGGACAACTCAGTAATACCTGAAGCAGCATGTTGAATTGTGGTTCCCCGCAATGCAGTAA includes the following:
- a CDS encoding ABC transporter substrate-binding protein, giving the protein MNRRDFLLTGSLLAAGCLFGCHSSNSHSAQLFEHPDPSRAFPVIIHGALGDTLIDRPPRRIITLGAGAEDIVLSLGIMPIAIESHLWGGDKKGYLPWFKEAALKTGWMLPDTVAMYPELDIEKIISLHPDLILAPQSGITPEIFRQLSSFVPVVAYPERAWLTSTQEQLEIAGAALGRLPETRYIYQLILKKMENYRAIYPQLQQYTFAYLNAGSRISNLSAYVSGDPRVDVLIQLGLNLAPSIQNLSVRQGSFVAEVGLENADILHDVDIVVSWFYNEQVRDEVKNIPLYATIPAVHNGAYVTLTDSALVMSMSYGTSLSLNWGIPRFMPMLLEAIAHVPPRK